One segment of Coffea arabica cultivar ET-39 chromosome 7c, Coffea Arabica ET-39 HiFi, whole genome shotgun sequence DNA contains the following:
- the LOC113699364 gene encoding uncharacterized protein: MHHLSVKSNVVDTGAETRLGYGCNNPPLCPKPRRLGSSVPEFLRTLGCNSHSQMNSDGRSGTLSMITTEKTRDEGESLCSNGCSLSFYSGSPPGRTSNPLVHDVQFVHQMEHYSPLTSTKLPDRFGFTSASPA; the protein is encoded by the exons ATGCATCACTTATCAGTTAAAAGCAATGTTGTTGATACAGGTGCCGAGACCAGGCTTGGCTACGGATGCAACAATCCTCCCCTCTGTCCAAAGCCTCGCCGGCTTGGATCTTCTGTTCCTGAATTTCTCAGGACCTTAGGATGCAACAGTCACAG TCAAATGAATTCTGATGGAAGAAGTGGAACCCTCAGCATGATTACAACCGAAAAG ACAAGGGATGAGGGAGAATCTTTGTGCAGTAATGGATGCTCACTTTCCTTCTACTCGGGATCTCCTCCGGGCAGAACCAGTAACCCTTTGGTTCATGATGTACAGTTCGTTCATCAGATGGAGCATTATTCTCCATTAACCAGTACAAAActgcctgatcgattcggtTTCACCTCTGCCTCTCCAGCATGA